One genomic segment of Rivularia sp. PCC 7116 includes these proteins:
- the pruA gene encoding L-glutamate gamma-semialdehyde dehydrogenase: MVLQVEKDIYEAKTQEIAKQLLSATGENRSLFSALRDQMRPDDKLLAWAMSNPGLRVQLFRFIDTLPALRSNPEIAAHLQEYLGDDSVELPSALKGMLNFANPDSVPGKVAATTVSKSVETLAHRYIAGENIKQALKSIERLRKEKMAFTVDLLGEAVITEVEAESYLQRYMDLMAQLAEASKKWKNVALIDEADGEELPKVQVSVKLTAFYSQFDPLDDKGSEEKVVSHIRSLLRRAKELGVAIHFDMEQYIYKDLTFGILKKLLMEEEFKQRTDIGMTIQAYLRDSEEDAKSLIEWAKQRDNPITIRLVKGAYWDQETITAEQKHWKQPVYNDKAATDINFENITQLLLENHQYIYAAIGSHNVRSQAKAIAIAQSLNIPQRNFEMQVLYGMGDKIAKSLVEQGYRVRVYCPYGELLPGMAYLIRRLLENTANSSFIRQDMENHPVEELIAPPVIGEGVEREEAKDNSSEASAVTSFNPAADSDYAMEELRKKSQAAFESVKKELGKTYLPLINGEHVETEQKVDSVNPSNYSQVVGKVGLINVEQAETAMQAAKAAFKTWRKTSAKQRTDIIRKAGDLMEERRAELSAWIVLEVGKPVREADAEVSEAIDFCRYYAAEMERLDKGFNYDVAGENNRYIYQPRGITVVISPWNFPFAIATGMTVAALVTGNCTLLKPAETSAVIAAKIKEVLVDAGIPQGVFQYVPGKGSVVGSYLVNHIDTHVIAFTGSQEVGCKIYADAAVLKPGQKHMKRVIAEMGGKNGIIIDESADLDQAVVGVVSSAFGYSGQKCSACSRVIVVETVYDTFIQRFVEATKSLNIGEAELPGTQVGPVIDDKSQSRIREYIQKGKAEAEIALEMSAPENGYFVGPVIFGNVPADGIIAQEEIFGPVVAVIKVKNFQEALQVANGTNYALTGGLYSRTPSHIQQAQEEFEVGNLYINRTITGAIVSRQPFGGFKLSGVGSKAGGPDYLLQFLEPRTITENIQRQGFAPIEGAD; the protein is encoded by the coding sequence GTGGTATTACAGGTTGAGAAAGACATCTACGAAGCGAAAACTCAGGAAATCGCCAAGCAGTTATTAAGCGCAACTGGGGAAAATCGTTCTTTATTTTCGGCTTTGCGCGATCAAATGCGTCCCGATGATAAATTATTAGCATGGGCGATGAGCAATCCTGGTTTGCGGGTGCAGTTATTTAGATTTATCGATACCCTTCCGGCTTTGAGAAGTAACCCGGAGATTGCCGCACATTTACAGGAATATCTTGGTGATGATTCGGTGGAATTACCTTCAGCGTTGAAGGGAATGCTCAACTTTGCAAATCCCGATTCTGTGCCGGGGAAGGTTGCCGCGACAACAGTTTCTAAAAGTGTAGAAACTTTAGCTCATCGGTATATTGCTGGAGAGAATATCAAGCAAGCACTAAAAAGTATTGAAAGACTGCGTAAAGAAAAGATGGCTTTCACCGTAGATTTATTGGGTGAAGCGGTGATAACGGAAGTCGAAGCCGAGTCTTATTTACAAAGATATATGGATTTGATGGCGCAATTAGCGGAGGCTTCCAAAAAGTGGAAGAATGTGGCGTTAATTGACGAAGCTGACGGGGAAGAATTGCCGAAGGTACAGGTTTCGGTAAAGTTGACAGCTTTTTATTCGCAGTTTGACCCTTTAGATGATAAAGGTAGTGAAGAGAAAGTCGTTTCCCATATCCGCAGTTTGCTGCGTCGTGCGAAAGAATTGGGTGTTGCCATCCACTTTGATATGGAGCAATATATCTACAAAGATTTAACTTTCGGGATTTTGAAAAAGCTGTTAATGGAAGAAGAGTTTAAACAGCGCACCGATATCGGGATGACAATTCAAGCTTATCTCAGAGATAGTGAGGAAGATGCCAAGAGCTTGATTGAATGGGCAAAACAGCGCGATAATCCAATTACAATTCGCTTGGTAAAAGGAGCTTACTGGGATCAAGAAACCATTACAGCAGAGCAAAAACACTGGAAACAGCCAGTTTACAACGATAAAGCTGCCACCGATATTAATTTTGAGAATATTACTCAATTATTATTAGAAAATCATCAATATATATATGCTGCCATAGGAAGTCATAATGTTCGCTCCCAAGCTAAAGCTATAGCCATTGCTCAAAGTTTAAATATTCCCCAGCGCAACTTTGAGATGCAGGTGCTTTACGGTATGGGGGATAAAATTGCTAAGTCTTTAGTAGAGCAGGGTTATCGCGTGCGGGTTTATTGCCCTTATGGTGAATTATTGCCGGGAATGGCTTATTTAATTCGTCGTTTGCTGGAAAATACAGCTAATTCCTCTTTTATTCGCCAGGATATGGAAAATCATCCCGTGGAAGAGTTGATTGCACCCCCGGTTATTGGAGAGGGGGTAGAGAGGGAAGAGGCAAAAGATAATTCTTCAGAAGCTTCTGCGGTTACTTCTTTCAATCCTGCTGCCGATAGTGATTATGCGATGGAAGAATTAAGAAAGAAATCTCAAGCTGCTTTTGAAAGCGTTAAGAAAGAGCTTGGGAAAACTTATTTACCTTTAATTAATGGGGAACACGTAGAAACTGAGCAAAAAGTTGATTCGGTTAATCCTTCTAATTATTCTCAGGTGGTAGGCAAAGTTGGTTTAATTAATGTCGAGCAAGCTGAAACTGCGATGCAAGCGGCGAAAGCGGCGTTTAAGACTTGGCGTAAAACATCTGCAAAGCAGCGCACCGATATTATTCGCAAAGCTGGAGATTTAATGGAAGAGCGTCGGGCTGAATTATCGGCTTGGATTGTTTTAGAAGTTGGTAAACCAGTGCGGGAAGCAGATGCAGAAGTCAGCGAAGCGATTGATTTTTGTCGCTATTATGCTGCGGAAATGGAACGTTTAGATAAAGGTTTCAATTATGACGTAGCTGGAGAAAATAATCGTTATATTTACCAGCCCCGAGGAATTACCGTAGTGATTTCTCCCTGGAATTTCCCCTTTGCGATCGCAACGGGTATGACGGTTGCAGCTTTGGTAACTGGTAACTGTACTTTGCTCAAACCAGCGGAAACTTCGGCGGTAATTGCAGCCAAGATAAAAGAAGTTTTAGTTGATGCGGGAATTCCTCAAGGCGTGTTTCAATATGTCCCCGGAAAAGGCTCTGTTGTCGGCTCTTATTTAGTAAATCACATCGATACTCACGTTATCGCTTTTACTGGATCGCAAGAAGTAGGCTGCAAAATATACGCAGATGCAGCCGTGTTAAAACCCGGTCAAAAGCATATGAAGCGAGTGATTGCCGAAATGGGAGGCAAAAACGGGATAATTATTGATGAAAGTGCAGATTTAGACCAAGCAGTTGTCGGTGTAGTTAGTTCGGCATTCGGTTACAGCGGACAAAAATGTTCTGCTTGCTCTAGGGTAATAGTTGTAGAAACCGTTTACGATACTTTTATTCAACGTTTCGTAGAAGCAACAAAATCCCTTAATATTGGAGAAGCAGAATTACCGGGTACTCAAGTAGGACCAGTAATTGACGATAAGTCTCAATCTAGAATCCGCGAGTATATCCAAAAAGGTAAAGCAGAAGCCGAAATTGCGCTGGAAATGTCTGCACCAGAAAACGGTTATTTTGTTGGTCCAGTAATATTTGGAAACGTACCGGCAGATGGGATAATAGCTCAAGAAGAAATTTTTGGTCCTGTAGTTGCAGTAATTAAAGTTAAAAATTTCCAAGAAGCCTTACAAGTAGCCAACGGTACCAACTACGCTTTAACTGGGGGACTTTATTCCCGCACACCTTCCCATATCCAACAAGCCCAAGAAGAATTTGAAGTAGGGAATTTATACATAAATCGCACCATCACCGGCGCAATCGTTTCCCGGCAACCCTTCGGTGGCTTCAAACTTTCCGGAGTCGGTTCAAAAGCAGGAGGTCCCGATTATCTTCTACAATTTTTAGAACCCCGTACTATAACTGAAAACATTCAGCGTCAAGGTTTTGCGCCGATTGAAGGAGCGGATTAA
- a CDS encoding Uma2 family endonuclease, whose translation MTAITINFNNVMKLNDDQFYQLCRDNPDIKLERNQWGELIVMPPTGGETGNRNSEINAEFVIWNRKTQLGKVFDSSTCFKLPNGCDRSPDVSWIQLERWNSLSAQQREKFPPIAPDFVLELMSPSDGLSDIQKKMQEYMAAGVKLGWLLKRSRQVEIYRQGQAVEVLNSPPSLSGEEVLPGFILDLSVVWD comes from the coding sequence ATGACTGCTATCACCATCAATTTTAACAACGTCATGAAGCTTAATGACGACCAATTTTATCAACTATGCCGGGATAATCCCGATATTAAATTAGAACGCAATCAATGGGGAGAATTAATTGTAATGCCACCAACCGGAGGAGAAACCGGCAACCGTAATTCAGAAATCAATGCAGAATTTGTAATTTGGAACCGCAAAACTCAACTCGGTAAAGTATTTGATTCTTCTACCTGCTTCAAACTTCCTAACGGTTGCGATCGCTCTCCGGATGTATCTTGGATACAGTTAGAAAGGTGGAATTCACTTAGCGCACAGCAGCGAGAAAAGTTTCCTCCGATTGCTCCAGATTTCGTATTAGAGTTAATGTCTCCATCCGACGGTTTAAGCGATATTCAGAAAAAAATGCAAGAGTATATGGCTGCGGGTGTCAAATTAGGCTGGCTGCTTAAACGAAGTCGTCAGGTAGAAATTTATCGTCAAGGGCAAGCAGTAGAAGTATTAAACTCTCCTCCAAGTTTATCGGGAGAAGAGGTATTACCGGGATTTATTTTAGATTTATCAGTTGTGTGGGATTAG
- a CDS encoding GNAT family N-acetyltransferase, whose product MTEITVKVVEWEQYPVIEIIRRRVFQDEQNVQAQLDIDGKDKFCPQLIAYLDNAVVGTARIRYLDRKTAKIERLAVLSYARGNGIGKRLMQKALEVIASENIAEVYINAQEYIKGLHQQLGFEQVGEAFLEAGIPHVKMVKIVSS is encoded by the coding sequence ATGACTGAAATAACTGTAAAAGTTGTTGAATGGGAACAGTATCCAGTAATTGAGATAATTAGAAGAAGAGTATTTCAAGACGAACAAAATGTACAAGCACAATTAGATATAGATGGTAAAGATAAATTTTGTCCGCAGTTGATTGCTTATTTAGATAATGCTGTGGTGGGTACTGCCAGAATTCGATATTTAGATAGGAAAACGGCAAAAATTGAAAGATTAGCGGTTTTATCTTATGCCAGAGGAAATGGTATCGGTAAAAGGTTAATGCAAAAAGCTTTGGAAGTGATAGCCAGTGAAAATATAGCCGAAGTTTACATTAATGCTCAGGAATATATCAAAGGATTGCATCAACAATTGGGTTTCGAGCAAGTTGGTGAAGCTTTTCTAGAAGCCGGAATTCCTCATGTAAAAATGGTAAAAATCGTTAGTAGTTGA
- a CDS encoding phospholipid carrier-dependent glycosyltransferase gives MKLLILTTIWLLGVICDRVWFFFDKSIPSWDQADYLTGSLNYLQALQNPDFLNGEWWQNLWLLSSKIPPFTYIITAFIQSVYGKGYDEATLIMLGFSAVLIFSVYGLGKILFGDTVGLWAAALCQVMPGLYRYRLEFLLDYPLAAIVTLSFFCLTLWFFAGYKNTTFRKQKNNRTNTSPPPLLYAIFFGLSFGLALMVKQTALFFLITPIIWVVVTSILKGLWGRLLQLIAAFGLSTFIFGWWYRTNWLLILTSGKRATVDSAIAEGEAPLNTIQAWIFYWHQLPSQVSLPLLLVPILALLLYWGKAKKQRRREGLELSTALQWLAIFLIGAYILSCLNPNKDFRYVLPYLPVLSVFLAYGLTRFQGTLGKRIRWGTFGLAILLMLFNLFPIGGIPGYWLTQALSNKVQHYPYVGEKFPHTQVIKQIIQTEPYLYSNVGVLPSTPQINQHNLNYYGALQNFQVYGRQVGTKKSFVKQDAGSISWFLTKSKKQGSVPKSQNKITKIVEQNGDFELNKSWNLPDDSILKLYHQKNPPVVVEKRGGREGRSNNNIVLEKVEVPQIAPPGKPVPVTYIWEGNWEQLQNGLMLLTWKNADNSKWIHDHAIALGKLYPYGIKPVGRFQVTERIAMLPPAEIKNGNYTLEATYLNKLTGQTYPLNSPQTILQIDSQATSIPAPELDLSTQLRSLAATLPQGIKALNKVFYEIGRINQYDPNQDYLVQTRKALEYRLQQEQNLKYAYSVALTDILQRKPQAAIASLQRVTQLDKNNPYAWAYLAFVQLYDFQGAAAEKSLQPALEELSDVKEIKALSAVAALQQGKLIQVWQLVNELMNGE, from the coding sequence ATGAAACTGTTGATTCTGACTACAATCTGGCTCCTCGGTGTAATATGCGATCGCGTATGGTTTTTCTTTGATAAATCTATTCCTTCATGGGATCAAGCCGATTATTTAACTGGGAGTTTGAATTATTTGCAGGCTCTACAAAATCCAGATTTCTTAAATGGGGAATGGTGGCAAAACTTATGGTTATTGTCTTCAAAAATACCGCCATTTACTTATATTATTACGGCTTTTATTCAATCTGTTTACGGTAAGGGTTACGATGAAGCAACTTTGATAATGCTTGGTTTCAGCGCTGTTTTAATCTTTTCTGTATATGGCTTGGGTAAAATACTTTTTGGCGACACCGTAGGTTTATGGGCAGCCGCTTTGTGTCAAGTAATGCCGGGATTGTATAGATATCGTTTAGAATTTCTCTTAGACTATCCCCTCGCAGCAATAGTTACTTTAAGCTTCTTCTGTCTCACACTTTGGTTTTTTGCCGGATACAAAAACACAACTTTTAGAAAACAAAAAAATAATCGTACAAATACTTCCCCCCCTCCTCTTCTTTACGCAATATTCTTCGGCTTATCTTTCGGATTGGCGTTGATGGTGAAGCAAACGGCACTATTTTTTCTGATTACGCCGATAATTTGGGTGGTAGTTACATCGATACTTAAAGGATTATGGGGAAGATTATTGCAATTAATCGCTGCCTTTGGTTTGTCTACATTTATATTCGGCTGGTGGTATCGTACTAATTGGCTGCTAATTTTAACTTCTGGTAAACGAGCCACGGTTGATTCGGCAATTGCTGAAGGTGAAGCACCTTTAAATACGATTCAAGCTTGGATTTTTTATTGGCATCAACTACCATCACAAGTTTCTCTACCTTTATTATTAGTCCCTATTTTGGCATTACTACTTTATTGGGGAAAAGCTAAAAAACAGAGGAGAAGAGAAGGATTAGAATTATCAACTGCTTTGCAATGGCTGGCAATCTTTTTAATTGGTGCTTATATTTTATCCTGCTTAAATCCGAATAAAGATTTTCGCTATGTATTGCCGTATTTACCAGTTTTATCAGTATTTTTGGCTTATGGTTTAACTCGTTTTCAAGGAACTTTAGGAAAGCGTATCCGCTGGGGTACTTTCGGTTTAGCAATACTCTTAATGTTGTTTAATTTATTTCCCATCGGCGGAATTCCTGGATATTGGTTAACCCAAGCTCTCAGTAATAAAGTTCAACATTATCCTTACGTCGGAGAAAAATTTCCTCATACCCAAGTTATTAAACAAATTATTCAAACCGAACCATATTTGTATTCAAATGTAGGAGTATTGCCTTCAACCCCGCAAATCAACCAGCACAATTTAAATTATTACGGTGCATTACAAAATTTTCAAGTATATGGAAGACAGGTAGGAACTAAAAAAAGCTTTGTAAAGCAAGATGCAGGTTCTATTTCTTGGTTTTTAACTAAATCTAAAAAACAGGGTTCCGTACCTAAATCGCAAAATAAAATTACCAAAATTGTAGAACAGAATGGTGATTTTGAGCTAAATAAATCTTGGAATTTACCCGATGACAGTATTCTCAAACTTTATCATCAGAAAAATCCACCTGTTGTTGTAGAGAAGAGAGGTGGGAGAGAGGGGAGAAGTAATAATAATATTGTTTTAGAAAAGGTTGAAGTACCCCAGATAGCACCACCAGGAAAACCAGTGCCCGTAACTTATATTTGGGAAGGTAATTGGGAGCAATTGCAAAATGGTTTGATGCTGTTAACTTGGAAAAATGCCGATAACTCAAAATGGATTCATGACCATGCAATTGCTTTAGGAAAGCTGTATCCTTATGGTATCAAACCAGTAGGTAGATTCCAAGTTACTGAAAGAATAGCAATGCTACCACCTGCCGAGATTAAAAACGGTAACTATACTTTAGAAGCAACTTATCTAAATAAATTAACCGGACAAACTTATCCTCTTAACTCTCCCCAAACAATTCTACAAATCGATTCTCAAGCAACATCCATTCCAGCACCAGAATTAGATTTATCTACACAATTGCGTAGCCTAGCAGCGACATTACCCCAAGGAATCAAAGCATTAAATAAAGTCTTTTACGAAATCGGACGCATAAATCAATACGACCCCAATCAAGATTATTTAGTACAAACACGTAAAGCCTTAGAATATCGTTTACAGCAAGAACAAAACTTGAAATACGCTTACAGTGTTGCATTGACAGACATATTGCAGCGAAAACCACAAGCAGCGATCGCCTCTTTGCAGAGAGTAACGCAACTAGATAAAAATAACCCGTATGCATGGGCATATTTAGCATTTGTGCAGCTTTACGACTTCCAAGGAGCAGCAGCCGAAAAATCACTACAGCCAGCATTAGAAGAATTGTCAGATGTTAAAGAAATTAAAGCACTATCAGCAGTAGCTGCATTACAACAAGGTAAATTAATTCAAGTGTGGCAGCTTGTGAATGAATTAATGAATGGGGAATAG